One genomic region from Bombus terrestris chromosome 15, iyBomTerr1.2, whole genome shotgun sequence encodes:
- the LOC100643744 gene encoding glutamate receptor U1 isoform X2, producing the protein MNENHENGGYGKVSVCEAGQTSKLLTKEVTMLRFRREFCATLLLLCVSRSTRLSASLADAEPILIRPLKVYESLIKGVHDHFNNTCVILFHGTMNVIEKKGLEDIDGLLALQRYLSGSLNIRTVIMDFSMFKTRVGKTYYHIKRPLFVLLNDLDEIREQFTSVSKWITMSYPTWLLFLRDGTKFDEFLSNVYVPFNCVLMVTQRDSKGTGEIVRDVYQISKEDNLRSMRFGEWNAREGFQGPQLGLYQRRNDLNGRNIRVVSVHDPPVSRIIRDKAGQPSRIGGFFGEVIQLLKEGMNCTFTYMEASSWGTRLPNGTWTGSIRMLVEDKADLAATELMMSSDRLEAIKFTTPVYSTKCRAYIRRPDTTAVKWNTYLAPFAFNVWNAIGLTVVVVALTITGIDVLSRKVNWFPVDLRSNSRSTLSEILFFVFGAFCGQGMEPSPLDPTRLVHLNVHLTGVVVLAAYSAALISFLAIKTFVMPFTTMEGLLKDGTYRFAVVGDSADYSFFQNTSDTVLTVMFEELLARELDLPVNYLDGLNRVCQEKKYAFMTLDNMATVLQGKVECAVEPLDAIMQTTIAMAVPIHSPYRGIIDTNILLLRDSGILQRLLKLEWSSQVRWAKSGWSSVELEDAVPLLLFLISSYLVTCLVLLVERIVCRNREQRSRSDQRFTGN; encoded by the exons ATGAACGAGAATCACGAAAACGGTGGTTATGGGAAAGTCAGTGTTTGCGAAGCTGGTCAAACGTC AAAATTATTAACGAAGGAGGTGACCATGCTTCGGTTCAGACGGGAATTCTGTGCGACGTTGCTGCTACTGTGCGTCTCAAGGAGCACGCGCCTCTCCGCGTCTTTGGCAGACGCCGAACCTATTCTGATACGACCGCTCAAAGTCTACGAGAGTTTGATCAAGGGTGTTCACGATCACTTCAACAACACCTGCGTCATACTTTTTCACGGCACGATGAACGTGATAGAGAAGAAAG GATTGGAAGATATAGATGGACTGTTGGCGCTCCAAAGGTACTTGAGTGGATCTCTGAACATCCGGACTGTGATTATGGATTTTAGCATGTTCAAGACTCGA GTAGGAAAGACTTATTATCACATCAAAAGGCCGTTGTTCGTGTTATTGAACGATCTCGACGAGATCAGGGAGCAATTCACTTCG GTTTCCAAATGGATCACGATGTCTTATCCGACGTGGTTGCTGTTCCTGAGGGACGGCACTAAATTCGACGAATTTTTGTCGAACGTCTACGTACCGTTTAACTGCGTCCTGATGGTGACTCAGAGAGATTCGAAGGGAACAGGTGAGATTGTCCGGGACGTGTACCAAATCAGCAAGGAGGATAATCTGAGATCGATGAGGTTTGGCGAGTGGAATGCGAGAGAAGGATTCCAGGGACCTCAGCTTGGATTATATCAACGTAGAAACGATCTAAATGGACGCAACATACGAGTGGTTTCCGTTCAC GATCCTCCAGTTTCGCGGATCATTCGCGATAAAGCTGGTCAGCCTTCTAGGATCGGCGGTTTCTTCGGTGAAGTGATTCAACTGCTGAAAGAAGGAATGAATTGCAC GTTTACCTACATGGAGGCTAGCTCATGGGGTACCCGATTACCAAATGGCACGTGGACAGGTTCGATCAGAATGTTGGTAGAAGACAAGGCAGATCTCGCGGCAACCGAGCTGATGATGTCGTCCGACAGACTGGAGGCCATTAAATTTACCACTCCCGTCTACTCGACCAA ATGCCGCGCATACATCAGGAGACCGGACACAACAGCAGTGAAATGGAACACGTACTTGGCACCATTTGCATTCAACGTTTGGAACGCGATCGGTCTAACCGTCGTGGTAGTGGCGCTGACGATCACCGGGATCGATGTTCTCTCGAGAAAAGTGAATTGGTTTCCGGTTGATCTCAGGTCCAATTCCAGGTCTACCTTATCCGAGATTCTCTTCTTCGTATTTGGTGCGTTCTGTGGACAGG GCATGGAACCGTCTCCTTTGGATCCCACGCGACTGGTGCATCTGAACGTTCACTTAACAGGCGTGGTGGTGCTTGCAGCTTATTCGGCAGCGTTAATCAGCTTCTTGGCCATAAAGACGTTTGTGATGCCATTTACCACGATGGAGGGTTTGCTGAAAGATGGTACCTATCGATTTGCCGTGGTTGGTGATTCGGCCGATTACAGTTTCTTCCAG AACACCAGTGACACCGTGCTCACGGTCATGTTCGAGGAGCTGTTGGCCAGGGAACTTGATCTGCCGGTAAACTATTTGGACGGTTTGAATCGTGTTTGTCAGGAGAAGAAATACGCTTTCATGACGCTGGATAATATGGCCACCGTGCTGCAAGGGAAAGTCGAGTGCGCGGTAGAACCTCTGGATGCGATAATGCAGACTACGATAGCTATGGCAGTCCCGATTCACAGTCCTTATCGTGGCATTATCGACACCAA CATTCTTCTGCTACGGGATAGCGGCATCCTTCAGCGGCTGCTTAAGCTCGAATGGTCGAGCCAAGTGCGTTGG
- the LOC100643744 gene encoding glutamate receptor U1 isoform X1 encodes MNATKRLRILSLGGIDKIRDHLVAIIEKLIIFTYALSAARKLLTKEVTMLRFRREFCATLLLLCVSRSTRLSASLADAEPILIRPLKVYESLIKGVHDHFNNTCVILFHGTMNVIEKKGLEDIDGLLALQRYLSGSLNIRTVIMDFSMFKTRVGKTYYHIKRPLFVLLNDLDEIREQFTSVSKWITMSYPTWLLFLRDGTKFDEFLSNVYVPFNCVLMVTQRDSKGTGEIVRDVYQISKEDNLRSMRFGEWNAREGFQGPQLGLYQRRNDLNGRNIRVVSVHDPPVSRIIRDKAGQPSRIGGFFGEVIQLLKEGMNCTFTYMEASSWGTRLPNGTWTGSIRMLVEDKADLAATELMMSSDRLEAIKFTTPVYSTKCRAYIRRPDTTAVKWNTYLAPFAFNVWNAIGLTVVVVALTITGIDVLSRKVNWFPVDLRSNSRSTLSEILFFVFGAFCGQGMEPSPLDPTRLVHLNVHLTGVVVLAAYSAALISFLAIKTFVMPFTTMEGLLKDGTYRFAVVGDSADYSFFQNTSDTVLTVMFEELLARELDLPVNYLDGLNRVCQEKKYAFMTLDNMATVLQGKVECAVEPLDAIMQTTIAMAVPIHSPYRGIIDTNILLLRDSGILQRLLKLEWSSQVRWAKSGWSSVELEDAVPLLLFLISSYLVTCLVLLVERIVCRNREQRSRSDQRFTGN; translated from the exons ATGAacgcaactaagcgattgcggatctTGTCGTTAGGTGGTAtcgacaaaatccgcgatcattTAGTTGCAATCATTGAAAAACTAATAATTTTCACTTACGCTCTTTCGGCTGCTAGAAAATTATTAACGAAGGAGGTGACCATGCTTCGGTTCAGACGGGAATTCTGTGCGACGTTGCTGCTACTGTGCGTCTCAAGGAGCACGCGCCTCTCCGCGTCTTTGGCAGACGCCGAACCTATTCTGATACGACCGCTCAAAGTCTACGAGAGTTTGATCAAGGGTGTTCACGATCACTTCAACAACACCTGCGTCATACTTTTTCACGGCACGATGAACGTGATAGAGAAGAAAG GATTGGAAGATATAGATGGACTGTTGGCGCTCCAAAGGTACTTGAGTGGATCTCTGAACATCCGGACTGTGATTATGGATTTTAGCATGTTCAAGACTCGA GTAGGAAAGACTTATTATCACATCAAAAGGCCGTTGTTCGTGTTATTGAACGATCTCGACGAGATCAGGGAGCAATTCACTTCG GTTTCCAAATGGATCACGATGTCTTATCCGACGTGGTTGCTGTTCCTGAGGGACGGCACTAAATTCGACGAATTTTTGTCGAACGTCTACGTACCGTTTAACTGCGTCCTGATGGTGACTCAGAGAGATTCGAAGGGAACAGGTGAGATTGTCCGGGACGTGTACCAAATCAGCAAGGAGGATAATCTGAGATCGATGAGGTTTGGCGAGTGGAATGCGAGAGAAGGATTCCAGGGACCTCAGCTTGGATTATATCAACGTAGAAACGATCTAAATGGACGCAACATACGAGTGGTTTCCGTTCAC GATCCTCCAGTTTCGCGGATCATTCGCGATAAAGCTGGTCAGCCTTCTAGGATCGGCGGTTTCTTCGGTGAAGTGATTCAACTGCTGAAAGAAGGAATGAATTGCAC GTTTACCTACATGGAGGCTAGCTCATGGGGTACCCGATTACCAAATGGCACGTGGACAGGTTCGATCAGAATGTTGGTAGAAGACAAGGCAGATCTCGCGGCAACCGAGCTGATGATGTCGTCCGACAGACTGGAGGCCATTAAATTTACCACTCCCGTCTACTCGACCAA ATGCCGCGCATACATCAGGAGACCGGACACAACAGCAGTGAAATGGAACACGTACTTGGCACCATTTGCATTCAACGTTTGGAACGCGATCGGTCTAACCGTCGTGGTAGTGGCGCTGACGATCACCGGGATCGATGTTCTCTCGAGAAAAGTGAATTGGTTTCCGGTTGATCTCAGGTCCAATTCCAGGTCTACCTTATCCGAGATTCTCTTCTTCGTATTTGGTGCGTTCTGTGGACAGG GCATGGAACCGTCTCCTTTGGATCCCACGCGACTGGTGCATCTGAACGTTCACTTAACAGGCGTGGTGGTGCTTGCAGCTTATTCGGCAGCGTTAATCAGCTTCTTGGCCATAAAGACGTTTGTGATGCCATTTACCACGATGGAGGGTTTGCTGAAAGATGGTACCTATCGATTTGCCGTGGTTGGTGATTCGGCCGATTACAGTTTCTTCCAG AACACCAGTGACACCGTGCTCACGGTCATGTTCGAGGAGCTGTTGGCCAGGGAACTTGATCTGCCGGTAAACTATTTGGACGGTTTGAATCGTGTTTGTCAGGAGAAGAAATACGCTTTCATGACGCTGGATAATATGGCCACCGTGCTGCAAGGGAAAGTCGAGTGCGCGGTAGAACCTCTGGATGCGATAATGCAGACTACGATAGCTATGGCAGTCCCGATTCACAGTCCTTATCGTGGCATTATCGACACCAA CATTCTTCTGCTACGGGATAGCGGCATCCTTCAGCGGCTGCTTAAGCTCGAATGGTCGAGCCAAGTGCGTTGG
- the LOC100643744 gene encoding glutamate receptor ionotropic, kainate 3 isoform X3, producing MNATKRLRILSLGGIDKIRDHLVAIIEKLIIFTYALSAARKLLTKEVTMLRFRREFCATLLLLCVSRSTRLSASLADAEPILIRPLKVYESLIKGVHDHFNNTCVILFHGTMNVIEKKGLEDIDGLLALQRYLSGSLNIRTVIMDFSMFKTRVGKTYYHIKRPLFVLLNDLDEIREQFTSVSKWITMSYPTWLLFLRDGTKFDEFLSNVYVPFNCVLMVTQRDSKGTGEIVRDVYQISKEDNLRSMRFGEWNAREGFQGPQLGLYQRRNDLNGRNIRVVSVHDPPVSRIIRDKAGQPSRIGGFFGEVIQLLKEGMNCTFTYMEASSWGTRLPNGTWTGSIRMLVEDKADLAATELMMSSDRLEAIKFTTPVYSTKCRAYIRRPDTTAVKWNTYLAPFAFNVWNAIGLTVVVVALTITGIDVLSRKVNWFPVDLRSNSRSTLSEILFFVFGAFCGQGMEPSPLDPTRLVHLNVHLTGVVVLAAYSAALISFLAIKTFVMPFTTMEGLLKDGTYRFAVVGDSADYSFFQNTSDTVLTVMFEELLARELDLPVNYLDGLNRVCQEKKYAFMTLDNMATVLQGKVECAVEPLDAIMQTTIAMAVPIHSPYRGIIDTNFSFVAFFCYGIAASFSGCLSSNGRAKCVGQNPAGLR from the exons ATGAacgcaactaagcgattgcggatctTGTCGTTAGGTGGTAtcgacaaaatccgcgatcattTAGTTGCAATCATTGAAAAACTAATAATTTTCACTTACGCTCTTTCGGCTGCTAGAAAATTATTAACGAAGGAGGTGACCATGCTTCGGTTCAGACGGGAATTCTGTGCGACGTTGCTGCTACTGTGCGTCTCAAGGAGCACGCGCCTCTCCGCGTCTTTGGCAGACGCCGAACCTATTCTGATACGACCGCTCAAAGTCTACGAGAGTTTGATCAAGGGTGTTCACGATCACTTCAACAACACCTGCGTCATACTTTTTCACGGCACGATGAACGTGATAGAGAAGAAAG GATTGGAAGATATAGATGGACTGTTGGCGCTCCAAAGGTACTTGAGTGGATCTCTGAACATCCGGACTGTGATTATGGATTTTAGCATGTTCAAGACTCGA GTAGGAAAGACTTATTATCACATCAAAAGGCCGTTGTTCGTGTTATTGAACGATCTCGACGAGATCAGGGAGCAATTCACTTCG GTTTCCAAATGGATCACGATGTCTTATCCGACGTGGTTGCTGTTCCTGAGGGACGGCACTAAATTCGACGAATTTTTGTCGAACGTCTACGTACCGTTTAACTGCGTCCTGATGGTGACTCAGAGAGATTCGAAGGGAACAGGTGAGATTGTCCGGGACGTGTACCAAATCAGCAAGGAGGATAATCTGAGATCGATGAGGTTTGGCGAGTGGAATGCGAGAGAAGGATTCCAGGGACCTCAGCTTGGATTATATCAACGTAGAAACGATCTAAATGGACGCAACATACGAGTGGTTTCCGTTCAC GATCCTCCAGTTTCGCGGATCATTCGCGATAAAGCTGGTCAGCCTTCTAGGATCGGCGGTTTCTTCGGTGAAGTGATTCAACTGCTGAAAGAAGGAATGAATTGCAC GTTTACCTACATGGAGGCTAGCTCATGGGGTACCCGATTACCAAATGGCACGTGGACAGGTTCGATCAGAATGTTGGTAGAAGACAAGGCAGATCTCGCGGCAACCGAGCTGATGATGTCGTCCGACAGACTGGAGGCCATTAAATTTACCACTCCCGTCTACTCGACCAA ATGCCGCGCATACATCAGGAGACCGGACACAACAGCAGTGAAATGGAACACGTACTTGGCACCATTTGCATTCAACGTTTGGAACGCGATCGGTCTAACCGTCGTGGTAGTGGCGCTGACGATCACCGGGATCGATGTTCTCTCGAGAAAAGTGAATTGGTTTCCGGTTGATCTCAGGTCCAATTCCAGGTCTACCTTATCCGAGATTCTCTTCTTCGTATTTGGTGCGTTCTGTGGACAGG GCATGGAACCGTCTCCTTTGGATCCCACGCGACTGGTGCATCTGAACGTTCACTTAACAGGCGTGGTGGTGCTTGCAGCTTATTCGGCAGCGTTAATCAGCTTCTTGGCCATAAAGACGTTTGTGATGCCATTTACCACGATGGAGGGTTTGCTGAAAGATGGTACCTATCGATTTGCCGTGGTTGGTGATTCGGCCGATTACAGTTTCTTCCAG AACACCAGTGACACCGTGCTCACGGTCATGTTCGAGGAGCTGTTGGCCAGGGAACTTGATCTGCCGGTAAACTATTTGGACGGTTTGAATCGTGTTTGTCAGGAGAAGAAATACGCTTTCATGACGCTGGATAATATGGCCACCGTGCTGCAAGGGAAAGTCGAGTGCGCGGTAGAACCTCTGGATGCGATAATGCAGACTACGATAGCTATGGCAGTCCCGATTCACAGTCCTTATCGTGGCATTATCGACACCAA CTTTTCCTTCGTAGCATTCTTCTGCTACGGGATAGCGGCATCCTTCAGCGGCTGCTTAAGCTCGAATGGTCGAGCCAAGTGCGTTGG
- the LOC100643744 gene encoding glutamate receptor ionotropic, kainate 3 isoform X4 — translation MNATKRLRILSLGGIDKIRDHLVAIIEKLIIFTYALSAARKLLTKEVTMLRFRREFCATLLLLCVSRSTRLSASLADAEPILIRPLKVYESLIKGVHDHFNNTCVILFHGTMNVIEKKGLEDIDGLLALQRYLSGSLNIRTVIMDFSMFKTRVGKTYYHIKRPLFVLLNDLDEIREQFTSVSKWITMSYPTWLLFLRDGTKFDEFLSNVYVPFNCVLMVTQRDSKGTGEIVRDVYQISKEDNLRSMRFGEWNAREGFQGPQLGLYQRRNDLNGRNIRVVSVHDPPVSRIIRDKAGQPSRIGGFFGEVIQLLKEGMNCTFTYMEASSWGTRLPNGTWTGSIRMLVEDKADLAATELMMSSDRLEAIKFTTPVYSTKCRAYIRRPDTTAVKWNTYLAPFAFNVWNAIGLTVVVVALTITGIDVLSRKVNWFPVDLRSNSRSTLSEILFFVFGAFCGQGMEPSPLDPTRLVHLNVHLTGVVVLAAYSAALISFLAIKTFVMPFTTMEGLLKDGTYRFAVVGDSADYSFFQNTSDTVLTVMFEELLARELDLPVNYLDGLNRVCQEKKYAFMTLDNMATVLQGKVECAVEPLDAIMQTTIAMAVPIHSPYRGIIDTKQNPAGLR, via the exons ATGAacgcaactaagcgattgcggatctTGTCGTTAGGTGGTAtcgacaaaatccgcgatcattTAGTTGCAATCATTGAAAAACTAATAATTTTCACTTACGCTCTTTCGGCTGCTAGAAAATTATTAACGAAGGAGGTGACCATGCTTCGGTTCAGACGGGAATTCTGTGCGACGTTGCTGCTACTGTGCGTCTCAAGGAGCACGCGCCTCTCCGCGTCTTTGGCAGACGCCGAACCTATTCTGATACGACCGCTCAAAGTCTACGAGAGTTTGATCAAGGGTGTTCACGATCACTTCAACAACACCTGCGTCATACTTTTTCACGGCACGATGAACGTGATAGAGAAGAAAG GATTGGAAGATATAGATGGACTGTTGGCGCTCCAAAGGTACTTGAGTGGATCTCTGAACATCCGGACTGTGATTATGGATTTTAGCATGTTCAAGACTCGA GTAGGAAAGACTTATTATCACATCAAAAGGCCGTTGTTCGTGTTATTGAACGATCTCGACGAGATCAGGGAGCAATTCACTTCG GTTTCCAAATGGATCACGATGTCTTATCCGACGTGGTTGCTGTTCCTGAGGGACGGCACTAAATTCGACGAATTTTTGTCGAACGTCTACGTACCGTTTAACTGCGTCCTGATGGTGACTCAGAGAGATTCGAAGGGAACAGGTGAGATTGTCCGGGACGTGTACCAAATCAGCAAGGAGGATAATCTGAGATCGATGAGGTTTGGCGAGTGGAATGCGAGAGAAGGATTCCAGGGACCTCAGCTTGGATTATATCAACGTAGAAACGATCTAAATGGACGCAACATACGAGTGGTTTCCGTTCAC GATCCTCCAGTTTCGCGGATCATTCGCGATAAAGCTGGTCAGCCTTCTAGGATCGGCGGTTTCTTCGGTGAAGTGATTCAACTGCTGAAAGAAGGAATGAATTGCAC GTTTACCTACATGGAGGCTAGCTCATGGGGTACCCGATTACCAAATGGCACGTGGACAGGTTCGATCAGAATGTTGGTAGAAGACAAGGCAGATCTCGCGGCAACCGAGCTGATGATGTCGTCCGACAGACTGGAGGCCATTAAATTTACCACTCCCGTCTACTCGACCAA ATGCCGCGCATACATCAGGAGACCGGACACAACAGCAGTGAAATGGAACACGTACTTGGCACCATTTGCATTCAACGTTTGGAACGCGATCGGTCTAACCGTCGTGGTAGTGGCGCTGACGATCACCGGGATCGATGTTCTCTCGAGAAAAGTGAATTGGTTTCCGGTTGATCTCAGGTCCAATTCCAGGTCTACCTTATCCGAGATTCTCTTCTTCGTATTTGGTGCGTTCTGTGGACAGG GCATGGAACCGTCTCCTTTGGATCCCACGCGACTGGTGCATCTGAACGTTCACTTAACAGGCGTGGTGGTGCTTGCAGCTTATTCGGCAGCGTTAATCAGCTTCTTGGCCATAAAGACGTTTGTGATGCCATTTACCACGATGGAGGGTTTGCTGAAAGATGGTACCTATCGATTTGCCGTGGTTGGTGATTCGGCCGATTACAGTTTCTTCCAG AACACCAGTGACACCGTGCTCACGGTCATGTTCGAGGAGCTGTTGGCCAGGGAACTTGATCTGCCGGTAAACTATTTGGACGGTTTGAATCGTGTTTGTCAGGAGAAGAAATACGCTTTCATGACGCTGGATAATATGGCCACCGTGCTGCAAGGGAAAGTCGAGTGCGCGGTAGAACCTCTGGATGCGATAATGCAGACTACGATAGCTATGGCAGTCCCGATTCACAGTCCTTATCGTGGCATTATCGACACCAA